A region of the Culex quinquefasciatus strain JHB chromosome 1, VPISU_Cqui_1.0_pri_paternal, whole genome shotgun sequence genome:
TGCGTTGTATTGGTAAGTGATGCATTTAGCATAGCGTTACCGTTACGTTCAACACGTATATCAAAACAATGTCCCCGCCCTTAATCGTACTGTGAACAAGTAATGTACCCTGCTCACATTAATATTTTTCAGCTAActttctaaaatattaaaataattttgtttatgtccagcaaaaaattgtttaatcttAAGGTCCATCAAATGCTCACCGTAAGACGTTACACTTTTCCGATTCAGTTTCGAAAGCATTCCCAACCAATACACTCTCATAGCGAAGTGTGTAAAAACGATGAAAACAGCAAAACATACACATACATTTCCACCTCATTTCTATCTGTTTATCACTGTCTCGCGACGAGCCGGGCCTACTCCGATCTGTGTTTGTGTTCAAGTTGGACCTTTGGACTCTACGTTGGTAGGACTTATTGGGGAGGCTTTCGCGTAATTTCTTCACTGCCTGCTTTATGTACTCATCTTGAACAGGAGAAGTTGTCACTCTACACTGCCCGCAGACGATTGCTGGAAGTCGGTGCAAAGGACATTGCTTTGGTTGCATTTTTAAGTGTAGTTTTGTTGTAGATTGCGGTACTCGATTAAGTTTGTTTAGTGTTAATATTTATTCGATTATACTGTTGGATAACTACTAGCGGAACAACATGTTGAACACAGGGTAAGTATAACTGTATAGGGGGTAATGACCAGGCACCTTTTAATCTATATTGTGTCGAAAAGCTGATAGCGATAATAGAATCTTGTTCTGCCGCGAGGAGAGTAGCTTAAGTACATTGTCCACAGCAGTTAAGGTCCAGTTTGCAAAGAATACTCACCGCAAATAGTTGACACGTCATTCCGACGACCACCATATTTAGGACAGGTTTGCGAGTAAACATGAAGAACACAGGGTTTGTTTAGTTAGTTTAGTAGCATTCGAAAACCGGTTCATCTTCACCACCAGAGTCTTGCGAAAAATATGGCTGATTTCGATTTTGTGTAATATTTCAGAAAACTTGCCGGCAGAACGCTTTTCATCACCGGAGCGTCCCGAGGAATTGGCAAGGCGATCGCTTTGAAGGCCGCCCAGGATGGAGCAAACATAGTGGTGGCCGCTAAGACGGCAGAACCACACCCGAAGCTGCCCGGAACCATCTACACGGCGGCAGCCGAGAGTAAGTTGTTATCTAACTTTAATTGTAATGCAAATTGGTGAAACGATTTTTCTCTGATTGTAGTCGAGGCAGCTGGTGGCAAGGCTCTTCCCTGTGTGGTTGACGTCCGCGATGAGAATGCCGTCCGGGCAGCGATCAAGAGTGCCGTAGACAAGTTTGGCGGCATCGACATCCTGGTCAACAATGCTAGCGCTATCTCGCTGACACCCACCGAGCAGACCGACATGAAGCGTTACGACCTGATGCACAACATCAACACCCGAGGCACGTTCTTGGTGTCCAAGGAGTGCATTCCGTACCTGAAGAAGAGCAACCACGCGCACATTCTGAACATTTCACCACCGCTGAACATGAACCCGATTTGGTTTGGAAACCACGTTGCCTACACAATGGCCAAATACGGCATGTCCATGTGTGTCCTCGGAATGGCCCGTGAATACGCCAGCGCTAACATCGCAGTGAACGCGCTgtggccacgcactgccatctACACTGCGGCGATGGAGATGTTGACCGGAAAGGAGAGTGACCAGTACTCGCGGAAGCCGGAAATCATGAGCGATGCTGCGTACGCAATCCTGTGCAAGGAACCAAAGTCCACCAATGGAAACTTTTTCATCGACGACGAAGTGCTCAAGGCTGCGGGAATCAGCGACATGAAGCAGTACGCGTGTGTCCCCGAGAATGCGGACAAACTGATGCCGGACTTTTTCCTGGACACACCACCAGAGCAGCTGGTCGAGTTTGCCGCCGAGGGAAGTCACGCCGCGTCGCTGAAGAAACCGGCTGCCAGCGGCAAAATCGAGGGTCTCTTCCAGAAGATCGAGTCGCTTCTGAGTGAAGAGATCATCAAGAAGACCGGAGCCGTGTACCAGTTCAACGTGAAGGGCGCAGAAGCCGGGGTGTGGTTCGCAGATTTGAAGAATGCCCCCGGTAGTGTTGGCAAAGGAGAACCCCCGGCGACGGCGGACGCTACGCTCACGATGGACTCGAAGCACTTTTTCGACATGTTCAGTGGCAAGCTGAAGCCGGCCAGCGCGTTCATGACGGGAAAGCTAAAGATTTCCGGCGATCTGCAGAAGGCAATGAAGCTCGAGAAGTTGATGGGTGGACTGAAATCAAAGCTGTAagctagtattttttttgctgacgGAGGGGTTACAAAAGCATGTTAAAAGGGCAATTATTATAATAAATTCCATTATTTTTGGTAAGCCGTTGCGTTGTCAATTGTCTTTCCTGACAAGTTTCCCAAATTCTGCAGCGTGTGAAATTTAGTTCTTACTTACTCGACTTTACTGCTCGGAAAACCAAAGAAAAGTTGCCAGTTAATTCGGTTCTGGGCTGCTTCTCTCAAATTATCGCTTGGAACAACCACACTTTCCAGATTTCCTCCCAACCTGATTTAACTGCATGTGGTGCTCCCCACAACCGCGTTTCTTGCGCGTTCCAACCGGTACCCAATTAAACACTAACTTCAACGagttacactcaacccccgatggcttgacaccaactgttgtcaaacgaacggggtcacgttttagtttgacaccccttttacacggagttcacacacactaccaaacgtttgttttgatagtgtgcgtgagtgccgtgtataaagtgacagttcgtcgctTTTTAGtgaccaacggggtacaaactaaaaagtgtcaaacgaaaaagtgaccaaacaCCGGGGGTTGGTTGAGTGTAGTTGTTTAGTTTGGTTGGCGAATCTCCCTGCTGCAGTTGATGTCCGACGTCACCAGCGATCCAAGGGACACTAACTATTCcacaacctcgaactcgtctCCGTCGATTATCACGCACGGCAAAACCGTTCTCGTGAATGATCTCACATAACTATTCGCGACCGATCGAAACGAACGCGAAATTGACCTTCTGGACGTGATAAAAACACTTGAGGTTTAAAATTAATCTCAATTTGCAAACGCGCGACGTGTCACGTCTGAATCGGTTTGACAATTCCAGCTTTTCCGCTATTTCGCGCCGTTTTCATTCGTTGCGTGGATTTTCTGCCTGTCAAATTGACAGCATCGTCGCTCGTGGATCGCACACTGGGTGACAGTTGatcaaattttggaaaaaaatccggttgttgcaaaattttacgaaaaaatttcagttattttttaaataaatgtcaatCTTGAAAGGGAACATGTCATcacatttaatatttaaattacttgtTTTCAAACAATCACTTCAGTTATTAGTAGAATGGAAGTTTTAAAGTGATGTTTGTTTGATGATCTGGATTTTACTTGTCGACTcattttattcaataaaataaatatttgtcttACAACGACAACTTTCTTCTAGAGCTCTTATATAAATTATCCATATAAAACAgttaaatatctttttttttgttgcacccACAAATACTACCACGGTTACTATCTTAGCGTCCATCTTCAGAACAGTGGCTACTCCAACAACTTTCGATAATTTGTTTCTATAAGGCATTTCCAACAACGTGTGTTATTCTGCAcggtacaaaattttaaaagcgaAATGCATTCTCAAATTTGGACGAACTTTCTTGCTAACCCaaccaaaaaaacattaaaatctcCCACTTTCTCACTTACCAACCGTCGGCAGCACGCTGCTGCTGGCCAGCCTCTGCCAGCACACGTCACACACGCGCACCGGTTTGCCACCGGACTCGCCCAGTATGACGGCCGTATGCTCCGAGCAGCTCGAGCAAAAGATGGCACCACAGTGCCGGCAGTGGTGTTTCCGCCGGGTGATGCTGAACTCCTTCTCGCAACCCTTGCAGTTCGAAACGCCCTTGTCTGGCGTCCACGAGCCACCGTTGGATCCGGAATCGCCCTTGGAGTCCCCGCCGCCGGAAGTGGTCTGATTGTGGTGCTGCTGCGCGCGCTCTTTGAGGTCGGCAATTTGAAGTTTGCTCACGCTCAGCTGAATTCCGAGCTCCTCCAGGGTCCGCTGGTCTTCCTCCCACTGCTTCCGGAGCTTGTCTAGGTCGGCTTTCGTGCGGGACATTTGCTAGAAGTAGAAACAAAATTCTTCAATATGGAATCCAACTCCGGAAAAAAGATCAAACCTTAGTCTCGTCGACCATCTGCCGGTTCTCGAGCTGGAGTTGGCTGATCTGTTCCTTGTGCTTGACCTCGTTGTCCTGCATTGCCGCCCGCCATTCGCGTTCAATTCGGAGGTCGGCCTCGGCTCGGGTTGCGCGTTGTTCGCAGGATACCACTTGCAGGGAGAGCGTCTGCGAAGTTTCCTGGAGGGCGTTCAGGCTGGCCGTTTCCGAGTTGTATCTGGGAGGTGGGATTACGGGTGAGGTtgaatcaaaatataaaattaaccgATTGTATAGGCTTAAAAGATCACAgatatgaaaaattacatattAATTACTGTTATATTGAAAATGCCTAATAAATACTATAGAACTACAAAGAGACGTATTTTAAGATTGCATTGATTTTAAGATGACTACAATCGTTCAATTAGGTGACGATGACAGTTGAATCCAAACACAGATTAATTGAAATTAACCCCTAGAAATCTACATCTGGGACAAATTTGCCCTTCGTCGTTTACGTACTAACTTGTCACACGTGctttttggaccaaattgagttaagaacgccattttgtgcagctcacaatgcctcacctttgacctccacagatccccaaaattcgatttcaatcctgagatattcaataaaaactgaaaaaactccgtgcatctcattgttatccgagcattcgttggtgaaggttgtctgaatcaacatgactcgtcgcgtcccggcgcaaaacgccggcaatattgccctacctgcggctcaagcaggcaaaaaagtgggaatttccaaaaggaaggttgaggcctcaactgatggccaaaaaccgggaatttccaaaaggaaggtgcttttggaagtgacatcgaacagcaaaaagacgaaaaagagcgacggtactgtaccgatggatgaggaggaggagaactcttcatcgcacgaggagcagcttttgaagaacaacaagtttgctggactgcctgacgaggaccaggtagcggaagcaaaggagaatgaagtgaaacagcgaaaggagaaactgcctcctttttatgtgaggcaatcagcagcaacgatcgactttcgagcggggctggttgaactcatcaagtctgggaaagtccaaggcaacattcgtctgtgtcaggacggatttaaggtgctggtgcaatccaggcagcactatcaactggtcaaggattacttgaccgaaaacgaggcggagtactttacccatgatgtcgtcatggataagccgttcaaaatcgtcgtcagaggtctgtacgacatgccagtggaggaattagctgccgagctaaaagttttgaaactggatgtgttggccgtgcacaaaatgagccgacgcaacaaagacatcaagtaccgtgaccagctctacctgctgcatttggctaagggatcgacgacgcttcctgagctgaaggcaattcgagcggttttcaacattatcgtgtcgtgggagcgataccgaccagtgcatcgtgacgtcacacaatgcttcaactgcctgggcttcgggcacggaggtaagaactgccacctgaagcgtcgttgcgccaaatgtggtaccgatgcgcacatcacatcccagtgcatccaagattcgctggtgaagtgcctcaactgcaacggtgagcactcgtcaaccgaccgaaagtgccccaagagagctgagttcgtgaaaattcggcagcaagcatcgacgaagaatcagcctcagcgtcgtagaactcctccagccctggtggagcaaaatttccacctcttcaaccgcgacgccaggtcccgaacttggcaccgttgccgttggatcccaggaagagagctgagatgaatcatccacggccgggttccagccaggagccgagaccgccaccaccgggcttcagccaggagccaagaccaacccaagaaccagcagttgaggaaaatggtaatgatctttacacctcaaccgaactcctcaatattttcaaacagatgtccgctgcactgcgtggatgcaaaaccaagacccagcagattgaagtgctgacctcgttcgtcatccagtatggatcgtaggtccctcaagctgctgaattggaacgcttgctccattaggaggaagaacttagagctggtggattttcttcgcgagaaggagatcgacgtagctgccatcacggaaactcatctgaagcccggtgaaaaagtttatctgcaaaactacaagatcgcgacgcagctcgataggaccacctctggaggaggaggtgtgcttgtcgctgttcatcgtgatctcaagccacgccggctgccacacttcaagctggacatcatcgaggccgttggggtggaaattcccacttcggttggcccagtactcttcattgctgcatactgcccacgtcaggtgaattccagagatggttcagcagcaaaactgaagagcgatatccagaagctgacacggcggagcgcaaagtacatcatcgctggtgacctcaacgcgaagcatgaagtttggggcaacagcaggaggaatcggaacggagtgattctgcacaacgatctgcaaaacggatactacaacgttgtgagtccggatcgtccaacgagggtggctcggtctgggaatcactcaatcatcgacttcttcattaccaatatggctgagaacgtggctcatcctgaggtgtttgaagagttgagttctgatcactatccggtggttgtggaggttggagcttccgttactccgcagcggcaaccaacccggaaagattaccacaacgttgactggcagcagtttcagcaagtggtagacagcaacatcgactatgatcaacacccggaaacttctgctgatattgatcgttcgctggaggtgatccagcaggctatcaaccaagcagaggctgccaacgttcgggaggttcctgttaattttaaggtaactgatattgacgtagatactaaacacttgattagacttaggaatgtttataggagacaatatcaacggactggggactatgacaaaagatttcagttaacaatttgaacaaaatcatacaagaccgacttgacaatatcagaaatcaagaattttcaaaacatgtaagccagcttgggaattattcaaaaccattttggaaactttcaaaagttcttaaaaacaaaccaaagcctattcctcctcttattgttgaggattctcctttgattacatccgaggaaaaggcaaatgcacttgggcttcattttgttagttctcataatcttggcgcttccatgaccagccgtaaagaaacatcagttgccaatagtatttcaacaatcaatgactctacctttgaatttcctgcagattcccatgtttctggtgaggaagtcaaagttgcagtaaaacaaatgaaaaatatgaaagctccaggctttgataacattttaatctagtgttgaaaaacagagtgatcagttctttcaacatctagccaatattttcaataaatgtttgcaacttggttacttccctaccaattggaagctgggcaaagtcataccaattttgaagcctcaaaagatccaacatcgccaacaagttatcgtcccattagtcttttgagtagtctgtccaaactctttgagaaggtcatctattcaaggcttttggattttaccaacgataataatataattttgaatgagcagtttggcttccgaaagggcataatactgctcatcagcttacgagagtaactaaaatcatcaagcagaacaagcttgagtctaaatcaactgctatggctttgttggatgttgagaaggcttttgacaatgtttggcatgatggtttgatacataaactgtatttatacggttttccaatgtatcttatcaaaattatccagcactatctttcggagagatcgttcaaggtttttctgaatgggattgcttctggattattcaacattgatgctggggttccccaaggaagtattcttggcccacttctgtacaatatttttacatctgatttgcctactcttcctggtaatggtgtgttgtcactttttgctgatgacactgccgttatttataagggtaaaataaccagatatttagttggccgtcttcagaagggtcttgacgttctttccgaatactttggcgactggaaaattcgcataaatgcagccaaaactcaaaccatcatttttccactttccaaatcggccagatttgccccaaaggatgatgttttgataaaatgaatgatgtttcgataccctggtcaaaggaagttgtctatttaggtctcatacttgactcgaaactattgtttcggcagcatgtagataaaatattgaacaagtgcagcattctcatcaggtgtttgtatcctttaattaacagaaaatcaaagctatctttgaaaaataagctagcagtttacaaacaaataatttaccccgttattgagtatgcagtacctgtttgggagtgttgcgctagaactcataaattgaagctccagcgtgtccaaaacaaggtactcaaaatggttttgaatgttcctggctggacaagatcaagtgaggttcatgaattagcagaagtaaaaatgttggatcagaagattcaagaaaaatgtttgaaattcagggaaaaatgtgctatatctgaataccccttgattcaaggattggtttagtttatggtaagattaagttagttttaggttaggttatgttttctttaatttttttcctcattgtacctagtgttacaaaaatgataaatcatatacttttaaagttaagataatgaacagtgtttaaatcacgaaaagcaaactaaagctgaagagccacagctgaccacttattatgtaaaccaaatgtaattattataagaaagattcaataaagtatatttaattcaaaaaaaaaaaaaaaaaaaactccgtgcatcgcTGTAACTTTTCACATGAAAGAAGGTTCattcttgtcgtgctatcttgacacagtctGAAATTtgttgtacacagaaaaaaaaatcatggtaatattacatgtggaaggagtacatcttttatgtcagaaaaggtgtaattttacctctggaaatgtgtaattttaccacttttctggtgtaatgtcacttttcagtctaaattgaggtaaaattacatcataaaagaggtaatattcaaccttccaaaattaaagcttccaaatttacattatttttttctgtgtaagctcGAAAACTGGCCCAGTAAcaagcccgactaccgtaaacaattTCAATTATAACTTGCGACTCCGTcaatcaaattcaaccaaattttggaacaatgcacaaaatggtcagtcaaacaaaacaagtttgttattgtttacaatgcGTGCTTTAGTTTTCATTAATTCAAggttaaacattaaaacgcatttttctcgaaacgtcataATGctacgtgcgacaagttagcacgccAGCGTCGCTTTGTTATTCTCAGCATGTCGGTTTTGCATAAATGATAACAgtgagaaatataaaaaaaacggaatcgacgtaaacAACCTtaaccttataatgtggccttCTTAaacggtttcgtcaacggaaccacaggtgtgtatcgttctttttgcgacaagattccgcctcccgggtctcctccATGTGTGAAgaatggcacggggagagggggcaccgaaaacctatatttacacatagcattttttgcgtccgcctcgggattcgaaccggcgacctctggagtgtgagtccagtgcgcggtccgattgatccaaacAGGAAGACGAGAAATTTTACCGTAGTAAATCTTCAATACAACGAAACCTTGGATGTAAACAAGCAGCTTATCCCACTCTCTCTCACTGTGAACTGGCACTAGAGCAAGTgtgatagactgtttgtttacatccaaatTTCGGCCTTTTTGGAAAGTTACTACGGATTTGTCCCACACGGTATcaatagaaaaaatcaaatcaaaaattgccaaacatttcggttttttttttgtattttttaatccgactgaaacttttttggtgccttcggtttgcccaaagaagcattttgcatcattagtttatccatataattttccatacaaatttggcagctggccatacaaaaatgatgtatgaaaattcaaaaatctgtatcttttggaggaattttttgatcgatttggtgtcttcggcaaagttatgggtatggatatggactgcactgatacacggtaaaaaaaatcaagactaatattttaaaagggcgtaaaattgaatgtttggtccttttgagctgttagtcttggtttcaaaaaaattttaatattttttttcacgaatgtttcatattttaacattgtaaatcggaccattagttgctgagatattgacattagaaaatggtgggttgtttgggtgagacttagaaaacatcaattttcctgtttttaaacctttgcatggcaatatctcagtaactaagggtcgtatcaataaagtacaaaaaaacaaaatatagagaattttctaagcttttcaaaatattttttttcaaaagtgggcaaacatgtgcactaatttttaaaaatgaataactgcgactattttcaaaaaaagtcacctaaaaatggatttaacttgaaaacggtgcactttatcaaaatttcactaaagtactttttgattgcaaatttgactttacatccaaaaatgaagtttaaaaaaattttgcgaccaatttttaatttttttggaaaaatcagtattgattcaaaaattcataacacgctcaaagattttttgcacaacctggaaatttctgaaaagttgccatttgatgtcctctaaaacatatcaaaaaattaaaaatagtattttgcaaatcaagtttaagtgacaaaaagttaaataaaaaatctaatttttttttaccctgtattttttttttcagtgtagtcgatatcttacaactttgccaaagataccaaatcgatcaaaaaattcc
Encoded here:
- the LOC6042411 gene encoding hydroxysteroid dehydrogenase-like protein 2 isoform X2, encoding MKNTGKLAGRTLFITGASRGIGKAIALKAAQDGANIVVAAKTAEPHPKLPGTIYTAAAEIEAAGGKALPCVVDVRDENAVRAAIKSAVDKFGGIDILVNNASAISLTPTEQTDMKRYDLMHNINTRGTFLVSKECIPYLKKSNHAHILNISPPLNMNPIWFGNHVAYTMAKYGMSMCVLGMAREYASANIAVNALWPRTAIYTAAMEMLTGKESDQYSRKPEIMSDAAYAILCKEPKSTNGNFFIDDEVLKAAGISDMKQYACVPENADKLMPDFFLDTPPEQLVEFAAEGSHAASLKKPAASGKIEGLFQKIESLLSEEIIKKTGAVYQFNVKGAEAGVWFADLKNAPGSVGKGEPPATADATLTMDSKHFFDMFSGKLKPASAFMTGKLKISGDLQKAMKLEKLMGGLKSKL
- the LOC6042411 gene encoding hydroxysteroid dehydrogenase-like protein 2 isoform X1; this translates as MLNTGKLAGRTLFITGASRGIGKAIALKAAQDGANIVVAAKTAEPHPKLPGTIYTAAAEIEAAGGKALPCVVDVRDENAVRAAIKSAVDKFGGIDILVNNASAISLTPTEQTDMKRYDLMHNINTRGTFLVSKECIPYLKKSNHAHILNISPPLNMNPIWFGNHVAYTMAKYGMSMCVLGMAREYASANIAVNALWPRTAIYTAAMEMLTGKESDQYSRKPEIMSDAAYAILCKEPKSTNGNFFIDDEVLKAAGISDMKQYACVPENADKLMPDFFLDTPPEQLVEFAAEGSHAASLKKPAASGKIEGLFQKIESLLSEEIIKKTGAVYQFNVKGAEAGVWFADLKNAPGSVGKGEPPATADATLTMDSKHFFDMFSGKLKPASAFMTGKLKISGDLQKAMKLEKLMGGLKSKL